A single genomic interval of Pan paniscus chromosome 18, NHGRI_mPanPan1-v2.0_pri, whole genome shotgun sequence harbors:
- the ANKRD11 gene encoding ankyrin repeat domain-containing protein 11 isoform X1 — MPKGGCPKAPQQEELPLSSDMVEKQTGKKDKDKVSLTKTPKLERGDGGKEVRERASKRKLPFTAGANGEQKDSDTEKQGPERKRIKKEPVTRKAGLLFGMGLSGIRAGYPLSERQQVALLMQMTAEESANSPVDTTPKHPSQSTVCQKGTPNSASKTKDKVNKRNERGETRLHRAAIRGDARRIKELISEGADVNVKDFAGWTALHEACNRGYYDVAKQLLAAGAEVNTKGLDDDTPLHDAANNGHYKVVKLLLRYGGNPQQSNRKGETPLKVANSPTMVNLLLGKGTYTSSEESSTESSEEEDAPSFAPSSSVDGNNTDSEFEKGLKHKAKNPEPQKATAPVKDEYEFDEDDEQDRVPPVDDKHLLKKDYRKETKSNSFISIPKMEVKSYTKNNTIAPKKASHRILSDTSDEEDASVTVGTGEKLRLSAHTILPGSKTREPSNAKQQKEKNKVKKKRKKETKGREVRFGKRSDKFCSSESESESSESGEDDRDSLGSSGCLKGSPLVLKDPSLFSSLSASSTSSHGSSAAQKQNPSHTDQHTKHWRTDNWKTISSPAWSEVSSLSDSTRTRLTSESDYSSEGSSVESLKPVRKRQEHRKRASLSEKKSPFLSSAEGAVPKLDKEGKVVKKHKTKHKHKNKEKGQCSISQELKLKSFTYEYEDSKQKSDKAILLESDLSTENKLKVLKHDRDHFKKEEKLSKMKLEEKEWLFKDEKSLKRIKDTNKDISRSFREEKDRSNKAEKEKSLKEKSPKEEKLRLYKEERKKKSKDRPSKLEKKNDLKEDKISKEKEKIFKEDKEKLKKEKVYREDSAFDEYCNKNQFLENEDTKFSLSDDQRDRWFSDLSDSSFDFKGEDSWDSPVTDYRDMKSDSVAKLILETVKEDSKERRRDSRAREKRDYRDPFFRKKDRDYLDKNSEKRKEQTEKHKSVPGYLSEKDKKRRESAEAGRDRKDALESCKERRDGRAKPEEAHREELKECGCESGFKDKSDCDFGKGLEPWERHHPAREKEKKDGPDKERKEKTKPERYKEKSSDKDKSEKSILEKCQKDKEFDKCFKEKKDTKEKHKDTHGKDKERKASLDQGKEKKEKAFPGIISEDFSEKKDDKKGKEKSWYIADIFTDESEDDRDSCMGSGFKMGEASDLPRTDGLQEKEEGREAYASDRHRKSSDKQHPERQKDKEPRDRRKDRGAADAGRDKKEKVFEKHKEKKDKESTEKYKDRKDRASVDSTQDKKNKQKLPEKAEKKHAAEDKAKSKHKEKSDKEHSKERKSSRSADAEKSLLEKLEEEALHEYREDSNDKISEVSSDSFTDRGQEPGLTAFLEVSFTEPPGDDKPRESACLPEKLKEKERHRHSSSSSKKSHDRERAKKEKAEKKEKGEDYKEGGSRKDSGQYEKDFLEADAYGVSYNMKADIEDELDKTIELFSTEKKDKNDSEREPSKKIEKELKPYGSSAINILKEKKKREKHREKWRDEKERHRDRHADGLLRHHRDELLRHHRDEQKPATRDKDSPPRVLKDKSRDEGPRLSDAKLKEKFKDSAEKEKGDPVKMSNGNDKVAPSKDPGKKDARPREKLLGDGDLMMTSFERMLSQKDLEIEERHKRHKERMKQMEKLRHRSGDPKLKEKAKPADDGRKKGLDIPAKKPPGLDPPFKDKKLKESTPIPPAAENKLHPGSGADSKDWLAGPHMKEVLPASPRPDQSRPTGVPTPTSVLSCPSYEEVMHTPRTPSCSADDYADLVFDCADSQHSTPVPTAPTSACSPSFFDRFSVASSGLSENASQAPARPVSTNLYRSVSVDIRRTPEEEFSVGDKLFRQQSVPAASSYESPLPHSMEDRAPLPPVPAEKFACLSPGYYSPDYGLPSPKVDALHCPPAAVVTVTPSPEGVFSSLQAKPSPSPRAELLVPSLEGALPPDLDPSEDQQATAAIIPPEPSYLEPLDEGPFSAVITEEPVEWAHPSEQALASSLIGSTSENPVGWPVGSDLLLKSPQRFPESPKHFCPADPLHSAAPGPFSASEAPYPAPPASPAPYALPVAEPGLEDVKDGVEAVPAAISPSEAAPYAPPSGLESFFSNCKSLPEAPLDVAAEPACVAAVAQVEALGPLESSFLDSSHGLSNLGQVEPVPWADAFAGPEDDLDLGPFSLPELPLQTKDAADVEAEPVEESLAPPEKIPPGAPVVINGGDVSTVVAEEQPALPPDQASARLPAELEPEPSEEPKLDVALEATVEAETVPEERARGDLDSSVEPAPVPPEQRPLGSGDQGAEAEGPPAASLCAPDGPATNTVAQAQAADGAGPEDNTEASRAAAPAEGPPGGIAPEATEPKPTAEAPKAPRVEEIPQRMTRNRAQMLANQSKQGPPPSEKECAPTPAPVTRAKARGSEDDDAQAQHPRKRRFQRSTQQLQQQLNTSTQQTREVIQQTLAAIVDAIKLDAIEPYHSDRANPYFEYLQIRKKIEEKRKILCCITPQAPQCYAEYVTYTGSYLLDGKPLSKLHIPVIAPPPSLAEPLKELFRQQEAVRGKLRLQHSIEREKLIVSCEQEILRVHCRAARTIANQAVPFSACTMLLDSEVYNMPLESQGDENKSVRDRFNARQFISWLQDVDDKYDRMKTCLLMRQQHEAAALNAVQRMEWQLKVQELDPAGHKSLCVNEVPSFYVPMVDVNDDFVLLPA; from the exons AGAAGCAGGGCCCTGAGCGGAAGAGGATTAAGAAGGAGCCTGTCACCCGGAAGGCCGGGCTGCTGTTTGGCATGGGGCTGTCTGGAATCCGAGCCGGCTACCCCCTCTCCGAGCGCCAGCAGGTGGCCCTTCTCATGCAGATGACGGCCGAGGAGTCTGCCAACAGCCCAG TGGACACAACACCAAAGCACCCCTCCCAGTCTACAGTGTGTCAGAAGGGAACGCccaactctgcctcaaaaaccaAAGATAAAGTGAACAAGAGAAACGAGCGTGGAGAGACCCGCCTGCACCGAGCCGCCATCCGCGGGGACGCCCGGCGCATCAAAGAGCTCATCAGCGAGGGGGCAGACGTCAATGTCAAGGACTTCGCAG GCTGGACGGCGCTGCATGAGGCCTGTAACCGGGGCTACTACGACGTCGCGAAGCAGCTGCTGGCTGCAGGTGCGGAGGTGAACACCAAGGGCCTAGATGACGACACGCCTTTGCACGACGCTGCCAACAACGGGCACTACAAG GTGGTGAAGCTGCTGCTGCGGTACGGAGGGAACCCGCAGCAGAGCAACAGGAAAGGCGAGACGCCGCTGAAAGTGGCCAACTCCCCCACGATGGTGAACCTCCTGTTAGGCAAAGGCACTTACACTTCCAGCGAGGAGAGCTCGACGG AGAGCTCAGAAGAGGAAGACGCACCATCCTTCGCACCTTCCAGTTCAGTCGACGGCAACAACACGGACTCCGAGTTCGAAAAAGGCCTCAAGCACAAGGCCAAGAACCCAGAGCCACAGAAGGCCACGGCCCCCGTCAAGGACGAGTATGAGTTTGATGAGGACGACGAGCAGGACAGGGTTCCTCCGGTGGACGACAAGCACCTATTGAAAAAGGACTACAGAAAAGAAACGAAATCCAATAGTTTTATCTCTATACCCAAAATGGAGGTTAAAAGTTACACTAAAAATAACACGATTGCACCAAAGAAAGCGTCCCATCGTATCCTGTCAGACACGTCGGACGAGGAGGACGCGAGTGTCACCGTGGGGACAGGAGAGAAGCTGAGACTCTCGGCACATACGATATTGCCTGGTAGTAAGACACGAGAGCCTTCTAATGCCAagcagcagaaggaaaaaaataaagtgaaaaagaagcgaaagaaagaaacaaaaggcagagAGGTTCGCTTCGGAAAGCGGAGCGACAAGTTCTGCTCCTCGGAGTCGGAGAGCGAGTCCTCAGAGAGTGGGGAGGATGACAGGGACTCTCTGGGGAGCTCCGGCTGCCTCAAGGGGTCCCCGCTGGTGCTGAAGGACCCCTCCCTGTTCagctccctctctgcctcctccaccTCGTCTCACGGGAGCTCTGCCGCCCAGAAGCAGAACCCCAGCCACACAGACCAGCACACCAAGCACTGGCGGACAGACAATTGGAAAACCATTTCTTCCCCGGCTTGGTCAGAGGTCAGTTCTTTATCAGACTCCACAAGGACGAGACTGACAAGCGAGTCTGACTACTCCTCTGAGGGCTCCAGTGTGGAATCGCTGAAGCCAGTGAGGAAGAGGCAGGAGCACAGGAAGCGAGCCTCCCTGTCGGAGAAGAAGAGCCCCTTCCTGTCCAGCGCGGAGGGCGCTGTCCCCAAACTGGACAAGGAGGGGAAAGTtgtcaaaaaacataaaacaaaacacaaacacaaaaacaaggaGAAGGGACAGTGTTCCATCAGCCAAGAGCTGAAGTTGAAAAGTTTTACTTACGAATATGAGGACTCCAAGCAGAAGTCAGATAAGGCTATACTGTTAGAGAGTGATCTTTCCACTGAAAACAAGCTAAAAGTGTTAAAGCACGATCGCGAccactttaaaaaagaagagaaacttagcaaaatgaaattagaagaaaaagaatggctctttaaagatgaaaaatcacTGAAGAGAATCAAAGACACAAACAAAGACATCAGCAGGTCTTTCCGAGAAGAGAAAGACCGTTCgaataaagcagaaaaggagaaaTCGCTGAAGGAAAAGTCTCcgaaagaagaaaaactgagactgtacaaagaggagagaaagaagaaatcaaaagaccGGCCCTCAAAATTAGAGAAGAAGAATGATTTAAAAGAGGACAAAATttcaaaagagaaggagaagatttttaaagaagataaagaaaaactcaaaaaagaaaaggtttataGGGAAGATTCTGCTTTTGACGAATATTGTAACAAAAATCAGTTTCTGGAGAATGAAGACACCAAATTTAGCCTTTCTGACGATCAGCGAGATCGGTGGTTTTCTGACTTGTCCGATTCATCCTTTGATTTCAAAGGGGAGGACAGCTGGGACTCGCCAGTGACAGACTACAGGGACATGAAGAGCGACTCTGTGGCCAAGCTCATCTTGGAGACGGTGAAGGAGGACAGCAAGGAGAGGAGGCGGGACAGCCGGGCCCGGGAGAAGCGAGACTACAGAGACCCCTTCTTCCGAAAGAAGGACAGGGACTATTTGGATAAAAACTCTGAGAAGAGGAAAGAGCAGACTGAAAAGCATAAAAGTGTCCCTGGCTACCTTTCGGAAAAGGACAAGAAGAGGAGAGAGTCCGCAGAGGCCGGGCGGGACAGAAAGGACGCCCTGGAGAGCTGCAAGGAGCGCAGGGACGGCAGGGCCAAGCCCGAGGAGGCGCACCGGGAGGAGCTGAAGGAGTGTGGCTGCGAGAGTGGCTTCAAGGACAAGTCCGACTGCGACTTTGGGAAGGGCCTGGAGCCGTGGGAACGGCATCACCCAGCacgagagaaggagaagaaggacgGCCCCgataaggaaaggaaggagaagacaaAACCAGAAAGATACAAAGAGAAATCCAGTGACAAGGACAAAAGTGAGAAATCAATCCTGGAAAAATGTCAGAAGGACAAAGAatttgataaatgttttaaagagaaaaaagataccaaggaaaaacataaagacacacatggcaaagacaaagaaaggaaagcGTCTCTCGAccaagggaaagagaagaaggagaaggctTTCCCTGGGATCATCTCAGAAgacttctctgaaaaaaaagatgacaagaaaggcaaagagaaaagctGGTACATCGCAGACATCTTCACAGATGAGAGTGAGGACGACAGAGACAGCTGCATGGGGAGCGGGTTCAAGATGGGAGAGGCCAGCGACTTGCCGAGGACGGACGGCCtccaggagaaggaggaaggacgGGAGGCCTATGCCTCCGACAGACACAGGAAGTCTTCTGACAAGCAGCACCCTGAGAGGCAGAAGGACAAGGAGCCCAGAGACAGGAGAAAGGACCGCGGGGCTGCCGACGCGGGGagagacaaaaaagagaaagtcttTGAAAAGCACAAGGAGAAGAAGGATAAAGAGTCCACAGAAAAGTACAAGGACAGGAAGGACAGAGCCTCAGTGGACTCCACgcaagataagaaaaataaacagaagctcCCCGAGAAGGCTGAAAAGAAGCACGCTGCCGAAGACAAGGCTAAAAGCAAACACAAAGAGAAGTCGGACAAAGAACATTCCAAGGAGAGGAAGTCCTCGAGAAGTGCTGACGCGGAAAAAAGCCTGCTTGAAAAGTTGGAAGAAGAGGCTCTCCATGAGTACAGAGAAGACTCCAACGATAAAATCAGCGAGGTCTCCTCTGACAGCTTCACGGACCGAGGGCAGGAGCCGGGGCTGACTGCCTTCCTGGAGGTCTCTTTCACGGAGCCACCTGGAGACGACAAGCCGAGGGAGAGCGCTTGCCTCCCTGAGAagctgaaagagaaggagaggcaCAGACACTCCTCATCTTCATCCAAGAAGAGCCACGACCGAGAGCGAGCCAAGAAAGAGAAGGccgagaagaaagagaagggcgAAGATTACAAGGAGGGCGGTAGCAGGAAGGACTCCGGCCAGTACGAAAAGGACTTCCTGGAGGCGGATGCTTACGGAGTTTCTTACAACATGAAAGCTGACATAGAAGATGAGCTAGATaaaaccattgaattgttttctaccgaaaagaaagataaaaatgattcCGAGAGAGAACCttccaagaaaatagaaaaggaactAAAGCCTTATGGATCTAGTGCCATCAACATcctaaaagagaagaagaagagagagaaacacaggGAGAAATGGAGAGACGAGAAGGAGAGGCACCGGGACAGGCATGCGGACGGGCTGCTGCGGCATCACAGGGACGAGCTCCTGCGGCATCACAGGGACGAGCAGAAGCCCGCCACCAGGGACAAGGACAGCCCGCCCCGTGTGCTCAAAGACAAGTCCAGGGACGAGGGCCCAAGGCTCAGCGACGCCAAACTGAAGGAGAAATTCAAGGACAgtgcagagaaagaaaagggcGACCCAGTGAAGATGAGCAACGGGAATGATAAGGTAGCGCCATCCAAAGACCCAGGCAAGAAAGACGCCAGGCCCAGGGAGAAGCTCCTGGGGGACGGCGACCTGATGATGACCAGCTTCGAGAGGATGCTGTCCCAGAAGGACCTGGAGATCGAGGAGCGCCACAAGCGGCACAAGGAGAGGATGAAGCAAATGGAGAAGCTGAGGCACCGGTCCGGAGACCCCAAGCTCAAGGAGAAGGCGAAGCCGGCAGACGACGGGCGGAAGAAGGGTCTGGACATTCCTGCTAAGAAACCGCCGGGGCTGGACCCTCCATTTAAAGACAAAAAGCTCAAAGAGTCGACTCCTATTCCACCTGCCGCGGAAAATAAGCTACACCCAGGATCAGGTGCAGACTCCAAAGACTGGCTGGCAGGCCCTCACATGAAAGAGGTCCTGCCTGCGTCCCCCAGGCCTGACCAGAGCCGGCCCACTGGCGTGCCCACCCCTACGTCGGTGCTATCCTGCCCCAGCTACGAGGAGGTGATGCACACGCCCAGGACCCCGTCCTGCAGCGCCGACGACTACGCGGACCTCGTGTTCGACTGCGCCGACTCGCAGCACTCCACGCCCGTGCCCACCGCTCCCACCAGCGCCTGCTCCCCCTCCTTTTTCGACAGGTTCTCCGTGGCTTCAAGTGGGCTTTCGGAAAACGCCAGCCAGGCTCCTGCCAGGCCTGTCTCCACAAACCTTTACCGCTCGGTCTCTGTCGACATCAGGAGGACCCCCGAGGAAGAATTCAGCGTCGGAGATAAGCTCTTCAGGCAGCAGAGCGTTCCTGCTGCCTCCAGCTACGAGTCTCCCCTGCCACACTCGATGGAGGACAGGGCGCCCCTGCCCCCGGTTCCCGCGGAGAAGTTTGCCTGCTTGTCGCCAGGGTACTACTCCCCAGACTATGGCCTCCCGTCGCCCAAAGTCGACGCTTTGCACTGCCCGCCGGCTGCCGTTGTCACTGTCACCCCGTCTCCAGAGGGCGTCTTCTCAAGTTTACAAGCGaaaccttccccttcccccagagCCGAGCTGCTGGTTCCTTCCCTCGAAGGGGCCCTTCCCCCGGACCTGGACCCCTCCGAGGACCAGCAGGCGACGGCCGCCATCATCCCCCCGGAGCCCAGCTACCTGGAGCCGCTGGACGAGGGTCCGTTCAGCGCCGTCATCACCGAGGAGCCTGTTGAGTGGGCCCACCCCTCCGAGCAGGCGCTTGCCTCTAGCCTGATCGGGAGCACCTCTGAAAACCCTGTCGGCTGGCCTGTGGGCTCGGACCTCCTGCTGAAGTCTCCACAGAGattccccgagtccccaaagcATTTCTGCCCCGCGGACCCCCTCCACTCTGCCGCCCCAGGGCCCTTCAGCGCCTCAGAGGCGCCGTACCCCGCCCCTCCCGCCTCTCCTGCCCCGTACGCTCTGCCCGTCGCTGAGCCGGGACTGGAGGACGTCAAAGACGGAGTGGAAGCCGTCCCCGCCGCCATCTCCCCCTCAGAGGCGGCTCCCTACGCCCCTCCCTCCGGGCTGGAGTCCTTCTTCAGCAACTGCAAGTCACTTCCGGAAGCTCCGCTGGACGTGGCCGCCGAGCCCGCCTGTGTAGCCGCTGTGGCTCAGGTGGAGGCTCTGGGGCCCCTGGAAAGCAGCTTCCTGGACAGCAGCCACGGCCTGTCTAACCTCGGCCAGGTGGAGCCGGTGCCCTGGGCAGACGCCTTCGCCGGCCCCGAGGACGACCTGGACCTGGGGCCCTTCTCCCTGCCGGAGCTTCCGCTGCAGACTAAAGATGCCGCAGATGTTGAAGCGGAACCCGTGGAAGAAAGTCTGGCTCCTCCAGAAAAGATCCCTCCAGGGGCCCCCGTGGTCATAAACGGTGGGGATGTTTCCACCGTAGTGGCTGAGGAGCAGCCGGCACTGCCTCCTGACCAGGCCTCCGCCCGGCTCCCTGCAGAGCTCGAGCCTGAGCCCTCAGAGGAGCCAAAGCTGGACGTGGCTCTAGAAGCTACGGTGGAGGCAGAGACGGTGCCGGAAGAGAGGGCCCGTGGGGATCTGGACTCCAGCGTGGAGCCCGCGCCCGTTCCCCCCGAGCAGCGCCCACTGGGGAGCGGAGACCAGGGGGCCGAGGCTGAAGGCCCCCCCGCCGCGTCCCTCTGTGCCCCTGACGGCCCCGCCACGAACACTGTGGCACAAGCTCAGGCCGCAGACGGTGCCGGCCCCGAGGACAACACTGAGGCCTCCCGCGCTGCCGCCCCAGCCGAAGGCCCTCCTGGCGGCATCGCGCCGGAAGCCACAGAACCAAAACCCACGGCCGAAGCCCCGAAGGCCCCCAGAGTGGAGGAGATCCCTCAGCGCATGACCAGGAACCGGGCGCAGATGCTCGCGAACCAGAGCAAGCAGGGCCCGCCCCCCTCCGAGAAGGAGTgcgcccccacccctgccccggTCACCAGGGCCAAGGCCCGCGGCTCCGAGGACGACGACGCCCAGGCCCAGCATCCGCGCAAACGCCGCTTTCAGCGCTCCacccagcagctgcagcagcagctgAACACGTCCACGCAGCAGACGCGGGAGGTGATCCAGCAGACGCTGGCCGCCATCGTGGACGCCATCAAGCTGGATGCCATCGAGCCCTACCACAGCGACAGGGCCAACCCCTACTTCGAATACCTGCAGATCAGGAAGAAGATCGAGGAGAAGCGCAAGATCCTGTGCTGTATCACGCCGCAGGCGCCCCAGTGCTACGCCGAGTACGTCACCTACACGGGCTCCTACCTCCTGGACGGCAAGCCGCTCAGCAAGCTCCACATCCCCGTG